From a single Lolium rigidum isolate FL_2022 chromosome 7, APGP_CSIRO_Lrig_0.1, whole genome shotgun sequence genomic region:
- the LOC124676805 gene encoding F-box/LRR-repeat protein At3g26922-like translates to MAKQAPFKNLDPATAGDARRKGSDPHELDQSMEVMLSYIYASLPDFPLYDGRRLPPALAAPDGADRLTRLPRELRRKIVSRLPVKDAARTAALSWRWRTIWHSTPLVLIDAHLLPKGQGFPPTYSTSSPPVAAAVSSILEAHPGPFSCVHLVCSRMGAHRAQLARWLQLLAAKGVQDLVLVNRPWPRDVPLPATLLSASTLTRLYLGLWKLPGAAALRGASLPHLRELGLCCVEMEHGDIDSLVARSPVLEILNILACFKGLRLRLVSQSLRCLQISGGIMENVAVVKAPNLERLILYGCCSPGGGLCTRVRIGDAPKLHTFGYLEPVHVLEIRDTIIMPGMKASTRTMLTSVKILSLNVRFGVRNDVKMVPTFLRCFPNVERLHIMSQKCDKPTAGNLTLKFWEDSGPIDNIVSRVNTVSLREFKGEPGEVGFLEFLFRSARVLKTATIVMANPSFTPFLKDVAFSKVRRSSRNMASKSCEVHVLGSNGPDGGEVWSFKTGADFSFQDPFSVAEVLGRC, encoded by the exons ATGGCGAAGCAGGCACCTTTCAAGAACCTGGACCCCGCGACGGCGGGCGATGCACGGCGCAAGGGCTCCGACCCGCACGAGCTCGACCAGTCGATGGAGGTCATGCTATCCTACATCTACGCCAGCCTCCCCGACTTCCCGCTCTACGACGGCCGGCGGCTGCCCCCCGCCCTCGCCGCTCCCGACGGCGCCGACCGGCTCACCCGCCTCCCCCGCGAGCTCCGGCGCAAGATCGTGTCCCGCCTCCCCGTCAAGGACGCCGCGCGCACCGCCGCCCTCTCCTGGCGCTGGCGGACGATCTGGCACTCCACGCCGCTCGTCCTCATCGACGCCCACCTCCTCCCCAAAGGCCAGGGCTTTCCCCCGACCTACTCCACCAGCTCgccgcccgtcgccgccgccgtctccagcATCCTCGAGGCGCACCCGGGGCCCTTCAGCTGCGTCCACCTCGTCTGCAGCCGCATGGGCGCGCACCGTGCGCAGCTCGCGCGCTGGCTCCAGCTCCTCGCCGCCAAGGGCGTCCAGGACCTCGTCCTCGTCAACCGCCCGTGGCCGCGCGACGTGCCTCTCCCCGCCACGCTTCTCAGCGCCAGCACCCTCACCCGCCTCTACCTCGGTCTCTGGAAGCTGCCCGGCGCCGCCGCCCTGCGTGGCGCCTCCCTGCCCCACCTCCGGGAGCTCGGCCTCTGCTGCGTCGAGATGGAGCACGGCGACATCGACTCCCTCGTCGCCAGGAGCCCCGTCCTGGAGATCCTCAACATCCTCGCATGCTTCAAGGGGTTGCGTCTCCGCCTCGTCAGCCAGAGCCTTCGATGCCTGCAAATCTCCGGCGGTATCATGGAGAACGTCGCCGTGGTAAAGGCTCCAAACCTGGAACGGCTCATCCTGTATGGATGTTGCAGCCCAGGCGGGGGGTTGTGTACCAGGGTCAGGATTGGTGATGCCCCCAAGCTGCACACCTTTGGATACTTGGAGCCAGTTCACGTCCTAGAGATCCGAGACACCATCATCATG CCCGGGATGAAGGCGAGCACAAGAACCATGTTGACAAGCGTAAAGATTCTGAGTCTGAATGTGCGTTTTGGAGTTCGCAATGACGTCAAAATGGTGCCTACCTTCCTCAGATGCTTTCCCAACGTGGAGAGGCTGCATATCATG AGCCAAAAATGCGATAAACCCACTGCAGGTAACCTCACCCTCAAGTTCTGGGAGGATTCAGGTCCCATTGACAACATCGTCTCGCGCGTCAACACGGTGAGCCTCCGTGAGTTCAAAGGGGAGCCTGGCGAGGTTGGGTTCCTCGAGTTCTTGTTTCGGAGTGCACGGGTGCTGAAGACCGCAACTATCGTGATGGCCAATCCAAGTTTCACGCCGTTTTTGAAAGATGTGGCGTTTTCCAAAGTGAGAAGGAGTTCTAGAAACATGGCAAGTAAATCCTGCGAGGTGCATGTCCTGGGGAGCAACGGACCTGATGGAGGTGAGGTTTGGAGCTTTAAAACTGGGGCGGATTTTTCTTTCCAGGACCCCTTTTCAGTAGCGGAGGTTCTCGGCCGATGTTAG
- the LOC124673364 gene encoding thioredoxin 1-like, whose protein sequence is MPATAAISPSPPGASTTTLLLRHHHAATFTPPQPSRRRLTGAVAASAGRRAVAPCCKAAKDPSAASATGHVGDVGEQTWDEDVLRCETTVLVEFWAPWCGPCRLMHPIIADLAKAYAGRLRCLRVNTDENQEVATRYGIRSIPTTLIFKNGERKETVIGAIADTALAATVDRFL, encoded by the exons atgccggcgacggcggcgatatCGCCCTCTCCTCCGGGGGCGTCCACTActaccctcctcctccgccaccaccatgccgccaccTTCACCCCACCGCAGCCGTCGCGGCGGCGGCTGAcaggcgccgtcgccgcctccgctGGACGCCGCGCCGTCGCCCCCTGCTGCAAGGCCGCCAAGGACCCCTCCGCCGCCTCCGCTACCGGCCACG TGGGCGATGTAGGGGAACAAACATGGGACGAGGACGTCCTCAGGTGCGAGACGACGGTTCTGGTCGAGTTCTGGGCGCCGTGGTGCGGACCCTGCCGCCTGATGCACCCGATCATTGCAGACCTGGCCAAGGCCTACGCCGGCAGGCTGAGGTGTCTGAGGGTGAACACGGATGAGAATCAGGAGGTGGCGACGAGGTATGGCATCAGGAGCATCCCCaccaccctcatcttcaagaacgGCGAGAGGAAGGAGACGGTCATCGGCGCCATCGCGGACACCGCCTTGGCCGCCACTGTCGACAGGTTCTTGTAA